A genomic window from Thunnus thynnus chromosome 12, fThuThy2.1, whole genome shotgun sequence includes:
- the LOC137193435 gene encoding apolipoprotein D-like isoform X1, with protein sequence MAKLQVHRSIKDHQNLNVPHTGIWLHTDCGDKMKAIQVISLTLLCVLAANAQLLKFGKCPKLDVQANFDATRYIGRWYEIKKLPTAFQKGECGTATYSLKSPGVIGVLNRELLDDGTTNSIVGSAKAKDPAEPAKLEVSFFETSPPGPYWVLSSDYEGHSLVYGCTDFGLFRMEFAWILSREPTLSEETTEQLHGILSAAGVNVNKLVATNQDPTYCSAMTQ encoded by the exons ATGGCGAAGCTGCAGGTGCACAGATCTATAAAAGACCATCAGAATCTGAATGTCCCTCACACAGGTATCTGGTTACATACAG ATTGTGGTGATAAGATGAAGGCCATTCAGGTGATTTCCTTGACTCTGCTGTGCGTTCTCGCAGCCAATGCTCAGCTCTTGAAGTTCGGCAAATGTCCCAAACTCGATGTTCAGGCCAACTTTGATGCCACCAGG TACATCGGTAGATGGTATGAGATCAAGAAGCTGCCAACAGCCTTCCAGAAAGGTGAGTGCGGCACTGCCACCTACAGCCTGAAGAGTCCCGGAGTCATCGGCGTCCTCAACAGGGAGCTGCT tgACGATGGAACCACTAATTCTATTGTTGGCTCTGCCAAGGCCAAGGACCCTGCTGAGCCTGCCAAGCTGGAGGTCTCCTTCTTTGAAA CATCTCCCCCTGGTCCCTACTGGGTGCTTTCTTCCGACTACGAGGGTCACTCTCTGGTCTACGGCTGCACAGACTTCGGCCTGTTCCGCATGGAGTTTGCCTGGATCCTGAGCAGAGAGCCCACACTGTCTGAGGAGACCACCGAGCAGTTGCACGGCATCCTGTCCGCCGCTGGAGTCAATGTAAACAAGCTGGTCGCCACTAACCAGGATCCCACATACTGCAGTGCAATGACCCAGTAA
- the LOC137193435 gene encoding apolipoprotein D-like isoform X2 codes for MKAIQVISLTLLCVLAANAQLLKFGKCPKLDVQANFDATRYIGRWYEIKKLPTAFQKGECGTATYSLKSPGVIGVLNRELLDDGTTNSIVGSAKAKDPAEPAKLEVSFFETSPPGPYWVLSSDYEGHSLVYGCTDFGLFRMEFAWILSREPTLSEETTEQLHGILSAAGVNVNKLVATNQDPTYCSAMTQ; via the exons ATGAAGGCCATTCAGGTGATTTCCTTGACTCTGCTGTGCGTTCTCGCAGCCAATGCTCAGCTCTTGAAGTTCGGCAAATGTCCCAAACTCGATGTTCAGGCCAACTTTGATGCCACCAGG TACATCGGTAGATGGTATGAGATCAAGAAGCTGCCAACAGCCTTCCAGAAAGGTGAGTGCGGCACTGCCACCTACAGCCTGAAGAGTCCCGGAGTCATCGGCGTCCTCAACAGGGAGCTGCT tgACGATGGAACCACTAATTCTATTGTTGGCTCTGCCAAGGCCAAGGACCCTGCTGAGCCTGCCAAGCTGGAGGTCTCCTTCTTTGAAA CATCTCCCCCTGGTCCCTACTGGGTGCTTTCTTCCGACTACGAGGGTCACTCTCTGGTCTACGGCTGCACAGACTTCGGCCTGTTCCGCATGGAGTTTGCCTGGATCCTGAGCAGAGAGCCCACACTGTCTGAGGAGACCACCGAGCAGTTGCACGGCATCCTGTCCGCCGCTGGAGTCAATGTAAACAAGCTGGTCGCCACTAACCAGGATCCCACATACTGCAGTGCAATGACCCAGTAA